ggccctagATCCAAACAATCAGAACACAATGGTGGGAATGCAAGCCATCAGAGCGAGGGTAGCATTGATGAGCCAATGCAGTCCCCGATCCGATGGGAATttcaaatctgccccattgatgTCTGTCCTATTTTCAGCCACATATCTGTTGCTTAGTCCTGttggaggtccccatacatggtCTAAAGGGCCAATTAAATCTTCCCTTTACTAGTTCCCTATAACTATTACTAGTTCCCTTTTATTTAAACAGTCTTGAATTCCTAGAATGCACTTGCTGAGGTCAAGATAGCTTTACTTTGGTCTTAGAAAATGTTACAATGTAACTataaaaatctacaattagtatagatattggtagatatagtttatatatatgtatatcggTCGATATGAGAGTTGAGAGAGGTGCAAAGAGAATTGGAATGACCCGCTGTGCATATTATGAAACCCACTGATGATCTTGGTAACCAAAAATTATAGGTTGGCTTTGGCTTCAAGGGTCAACTTTGTTACAGATCGTGGCTTTCCCATTTGTCCTGTAGAAGAGCCTTCCATCATCATTTTGTCATTAACTTAACCCAATAACTCTGTATGTATCCTAAAGGGAAAGACAAAGTGGTGGTGATTGCCGATGACCTAGTTGACAGCAGTGATAATGCAAAGGACAACATTCTACGCAGTCAACCAACCATTGGCCTCATGGCCCGGGATATATTCCTGTTTAGCAGGGTGGACAAGACAGTTGACAAAATAATGATAAGCAAAATGACGCACATAAAAGAAATAATCACTGCAGGTAAGTAGGGGGTAGATGTTATAATCGATTATAGAGTTGCACATTgtacatttaatataataatgattGGAATATGATGATTAATAACACCTTCTATTTCTTCCACAGCTTCTGGTAAAAGGTCAACCAAGGTGGGTATCTACTGACCTAAGGACCAACATTCCAGATATCTTTTGCTGCAAGTACTTGTGTGTATCAGTAACTGTCAAACATAGATAAAACATTCTAATACATATAGtttttgtaatgtatatatataactattattTGTAATTCTTTTCAACTTTTCAAGGTTTCTTCAGTTTGACAATAGAGCTATTCTTTCAATTGTAATGGCTGCTCTGTTCTAGATGTACGTAAAGCTCTGGGAGCATGCTCATAAGGGTTGATCTTGCTGAACAATGCTCCAATGTACCAACTTTTGTATCTAACTGTATAAATGAACAAAGCTGCTTTTAGGaaacattattagtgatgggcgaatttgcgccattttgcttcgccgaaaaattagcgaaattcgcgaaacggcgaaaaattcgcgaaacggcgccggcgtctcgtttttgacgccggtgcccgtttttgactaATTTTttgcgcgaattttcgcgggcgtttcgcaaatttattcgcttggcgcgaatcgcgcaaattcgccgcgaattcgcgcctggcgaataaattcgcccatcactaaacattatACAAATGGAcaaaaagcaattggaaaaaggcCATTGATAGGGGCATGTTGTTTGAAAAGAAGTCttcaaaggtgaactgcccctttaattctgGAATGTGATGAAAATTAATGAAACAGCAAATTTCTATTGGCTTATTCTCTTGTAATTATTTTTCCTGGAAACTGAGAGCCAACAATCTTCTGTCTCCTAGGCCTCCACGTGTGTGCGTGTCATATCCCATGTGGTTACCCTGGTCCCCTTGAGATTGGCATGCTCTGACCCAAGTCCTAAGAACGTAAGTACTAGTGGTATTAAcagaacagtaaccccaaaactTAAAGTGgatgaatggcaatataatgtattgttgccctacaCATAAAAGTGGTGTGCTTCTGTAGCATGGGTGGGCCTGAGAAGTGTATGAGTAGTGTGACTTGCTGCTAGTGTATCCCAGGCACCCTGAGGCTAtgagcaactccctgcaactcccagcagtgtgtgtgtatgtccctttaagcaccttaccctcGGGTGCATCCTgggtgtctcctggtgcacagatcaacCAGGCTGAAAGTAACAGCAGTCTAGGGTGATTGCTTCAAACAGACAACTTCTTTATTGGACAATGGCAGATGATATGGCTCACAGAAGTCAGGCAGTATAACTCTCCAAATACAGTCACAGCACGCAGTGGAAACCCTTCGCATTTTCTGATATTTCCAGTAGATTCCTCTCAGGGGGTAGTGCAGCCTGTATTGGTGAtgttccccagcactagggatcccacaGGATATCTTgttccttggcactttccctgctcctgagctcacccacaaGGGTGCTAATctcaactactctccttgttggagccagaaagctgctcaatAAATACCTGCCACTATccttcactcctagagcgactataacGTATAACTTCTACCACTAAATAAACctttgccatgggggcagccattcaagcacaggatacacggtagataacagataagtactactatagtttatataaacaagctgctgtgtagccatgggggcagccattcaagcacaggatacacagtagataacagataagtactactatagtttatataaacaagctgctgtgtagccatgggggcagcctttcaagcactggatacacagtagataacagataagtactactatagtttatataaacaagctgctgtgtagccatgggggcagccattcaagcacaggatacacagtagataacagataagtactactatagtttatataaacaagctgctgtgtagccatgggggcagccattcaagcacaggatacacagtagataacagatatgttctgaagaatcctattgtatattacagagcttatcttttatctgttgtgtatcctgtgccttttctcctttttaagctttgaatggctgcccccatggctacacaacagcttgtgtTGGCGATTGCTTGGAGGAGATTAAGTGGAGCATGATGGTGCCTGCCATCAAATGTTCTAACTTTTTGAAATGGATACTATATTGGAGGAGGTGCAGTCTTGTTGTAGAGAAGGTGGCATGGAGGCATCTCCTGGGGAACTGACTTAGGTAAATTACTCTCAGATAAATAAAAGTACTTTATATATGCACATATGCACATTTGCACCAAATTTATACTTTGCCCTCTCTTGCTAAATGCAGAATGTCAATCTCTTATAATGGGATTCTAAGACTAAATTTAGCAGAGTAGCAAAGGAAGCTGAGGCAGAGTATGGAAACAACAAGACTTGTATAAGACCGAAACTTTTAGCAAAGTGGGTGAATATTTTCCCAAATTCAAAATACTTATCCATTCTCCttgtaacatttctatttgaTGGAAAAACCATGATGGAACTCTATAAAAAGGTATCAATAGTGAcctataactgaaaaaaactatgGACAAGGTGTCAAGAGAGGTCCTAATCTAAGGCAGGACCGACTATAACATCTCTTCTTTGTTTCTGGAACAGCTGTGTCTTCTTTTTGCTTGCACAATGGCCTCTCTATGGCTCAGGCGGCATATGCGACTACCAGTGGTAAGTACCTACATACAGcacatgtattgttttaattatgaacaTCTTGAAAGATGCAACTCAAAAGCCTTGCAGGAATCACACACACATTCTGGGACCTCTAGCCGCCCCATTGAACTGCAAAGCTAGTTGGGCAAGGGACAGATTTAATAGTTGCTGGTGAGAGGGACATCTCTGGAGTCCTACATACATTATCTCAGGCAAAATGGAGCATTGTACTGTGACAATGGTatgtctttaaatatttaaagggattttccGCCATTCTACAATTGTAATGCACTCTCCAGTGAGCTGTACATCGAGTAAAGATAATAAGTGGGTTTGGTGTTAAGCCAAGTTCTTAGGCTGCCTCAAATGATTACGGTGCTTACCTGTAAACCCAGGCTAGGGTTCCTTTTCTTCAAACTATGCAGCAGCCTGGGCACCTCTTCCAGTCTTTCATGCACCCCCATTGGGATTGGGTCAGCACATGCTCATAAAGAACTTTTCCTGAAATtccctactgtgcatgtgccttcCTAGAACTGAAGctggggacacctgggagaaGGAATATGGCTGCCTGGCACTCAAGAACAACTTCCCCTGGCTAATgtggtgcaggtataggatctgttatgccaaaacctgttatccagaaagctccacattacgcTATGACCATATACCATTAAATActgtacttaattttttttaaaaatgattccccttttctctctaataacaAAGCAATAtttggtacttgatccaaactaagatataattaatcctcactggagCCAAAGACAGACTATTGGTTTAttcaatgtaaataatttttcgTAGATTtaaggtaggtaggtaggtgacTAGAATGATGAGTGGCCTTGATGGTTTTGggtgttaaatattgggtattggaaaaattgttatattccagtattgattaagttttaatatgtttcatttgtgcactcatgacttgtcattcacacagCCTAACACATTGGTTCCCAAACTCCATTTGTTCCTTAAATCTGGAATGGGATTAGGTTTCAACAtatggaatgtcttatgggtaggctgggggaggtgtatcaCACACAATACagacttttatacaacatattgatacatacatacatttttgtattattttggtaggctgtcaatagagcatttgactggctaAATATCTTATATTTTGTATGTATCTTCTGTAAcgcatttttacacattaaatatacttaaatatcaccttggtgagtggtgtttgttgaccatagaacttaCACAAATTATTTAAAGAGACTGAATTTTCTACATTGGGAATTCTGGGTAAAACATATAATTATAGGTATATATTGTCTCATACCTTAGTGATGTTTCTTGGAAAGTTGAGCTCTGGTACTGACACAAACCCTCTCTTTTAGAGCTCAACCTCTTTGTCCCTTGTAACATATGGAACTGCAATAATCTGTGTGGGAAATGCACTTCCCAATCCCAGCCTTAGGAATGTGAGtatagagaaatataaatatcaatGTGGGCTGTATGTCGGAAACCAAACAAAAGTCATTTTCAGTGTCACCTTTCacagtaaataaatgaaatataagatGAAAATGCCTTACTGTGTTGAATGTATGGTGTCAGACAATGACACTGATGAGCTTGTCTTCTCTGTGTTCTTCACAGTGGGCTTTTGCCATTTCCTGGGCTGCAGCTTCTCTGGGACTTTTGAGAAATAAATTCTTTATACCCCACATACCTGCTGTAAGTATTCTTATTCTATATATGGGGTGCATGATGCCATAGAAAACCAGAGCAAGCTTTGATGACCACTGGCATTGTCATACGTTCATGTGTCTGCAAATATTATAAGCTAATTAGGTCAAatacaataaaggtggccatagatgcaaagatccactcatttggcgacatcgccaaacgagcggatctttccccgatatgccattaacgagcattgggggtaatctgaacgttccgCCATACGGCACAATGTGCaaaggtcaaaatcaaacctgtccgatcgaccaaacgaccgatctctgccggacaaaagatgtcggcactctctgaaaattgtacgaatcctcatatggccagcttaaagggatactatcatgggaaaaattttttttttcaaaatgaatcagttaatagtgctgatccagcaggattctgcactgaaatccatttctcaaaagagaaaacagattgttttatattcaattttgaaatctgacatggggctagacattttgtcaatttcccagctgcccccagtcatgtgagttgtgcctgcactttaggagagaaatgctttctggcaggctgctgtttttccttctcaatgtaactgaatgtgtctcagtggaaaatgggtttttactattgagtgttgttcttagatctaccaggcagctgttatcttgtgttagggagctgctatctggttaccttcccattgttcttttgtttggctgctggggtggaaagggaggggggtgatatcactccaacttgcagtacagcagtaaagagtgactgaatttatcagagcacaagtcacatgacttggggcagctgagaaattgacaatatgtctagtcccatgtcagatttcaaaattgaatataaaaaaatctgtgtgctcttttgagaaatggatttcagtgcagaattcactGATGTAAGGTGCCTAAATTCTGATTGTGCTTCAATTGTAGGTGGCAATGTAATTTATACTAGGGAGATATTTGCAGACTCTGATGTTGTTGCAATGCAAATCTTTAGCTTTTAATAGCAATGGATTCCCAGACATCTGCCTCTTGTTATTATTTTCTCTTCCTGAAAGATTTCCTTTCATTCTATTCCAGGGCCTGCGACTGAGTGAAACCTATATAGTGCCGGCTGGGGTTGTGACAATACTTTCCATCTACCAACCTGATTGGCCTCacatattattgtaattattcaCATTTCATagctattttttattgattgctgAACAAGCAAAGACATGATTTTGTGGGCATAAATTGGGCAAGCTCTGATGGCTCATTTACTATGTATACTACTATAAGGGCTCATGAATGTAGTGTTGTACCATCCATTGCATTCTGTGCCCAGTGTTGAACAACTTTGTACTAAAACTCTGGTGCAAAGAACCAAGAGCAGCACATTTGTGTGCAAGGGATTCCTTTATTTATTGCATGCTTAAGCTATAGGTTGTTCCAGGGTAATACCcacccatagggttgccacctgtctggttttgacccagactgCCCCGTTTTTGGAAAGGCTGTCCAGGAGAAAACTGTCTGTCCTTTTTCCAAATCAGGAAATCTGATTGACAtgattgacatggcaatcagccaatcactgaccATCcagtcatagccccacccccaacATCACTACTCCCACTCCAACATCACTAGTCCCACCCTTGACTTCAGCAGTTCCATCCCTGGCATCAGTAGTCCAGCAGTTCCACCCTGTAACATCACCTTACCGCCCCCATATGTAGAGGAAAGTTGTCAACCCTACCCACCTACCACATGCAAGATCATGGAGAAGATTTTTGCCCATAACACCTTGCCCCCAACCTAATAACTGGTTTCTACCTCTGTTTTCCTTCTTAGGTCGCATTGTACCTCCATGTTGAAGAAGCAGAAAGGGGAGATAAACCAAAATGAACCTATTGGCTTTGCCAGGTGAAAGGACATGATTTTGGGCTTTTATAAGAAATTTGATGATCGCCTTTATTTAAGCAAGTGGCTTGAAAATGATCTTTGATGGGTTAACAGCAATGTCTCAAAATTGGGGAGAAACTGACTTTTCAGTGGTTTCCAATTATGGtaataacatattaaaggaaaTTCAGATATGGACttcagtttttttgtttcttgtcCTAATTATGAACTTAATGGAAATAAATCAGCAGTGGAGTTGATAAATCCAGTTCTCTTCTTTGAAAAATCCTGCCGGCTCACAGTGACATCTCAATTTCAAGTGAGGTGCTGCAAGAACTTGGTACCACAGACAAGTGAGCAGACaaatttcactctggagaaccgtATCAATAATCCAGTAAacttttattgtataatgtaCCTCACACATTGCACACGTGCATAGCAGATTCTTTTACACTTTCCTTGGCCTTAAGAAAACCATTGCCTCGTCCCTATACTCCTATTGGTTCTATGTCCTGGCTATGTCTCCTATTGAGAACATCCCCCTCTCTGCCTTATTATCTTCCTCATATCTGACTTTCTGGTAGGTCGATGGTCAATGAGTTGCTTTACAATTAGTAGTTGGGTCATCCTATGACATCTCCAACTTATCACTTCATCACCTTCCTGGTGTAACATTTAATAGAGTCTCCGCTGTTCTGTTTTTACCTGTTCTTTGCATTACTCTTTATTTTCCATAGCTATTATACTTCTCTTACTTATTTGCTTAGATTTTTACTTTTTGCTTCCATGTTTCACAGTACTTAAAGCATTTTTCATCATGTAAGTAACTAGAAgctatgtttgtgaagattctcattcatccaggtcatggtatatctgtagaaataagtcaaatcaactggacttgctgtgttttttcttgaagacatttcaccagtcatccaactggattTCTCAATTCTGAATAACTGGAAGCTATTGTTATGGACAGAAATTTGTCCTGAGAGTATCTGTCCCTTCCAAATTGTGgtaaataagttcagtatacaaaatgcttctccTGCTTTATTCTAAGGCACACAAAGGTTATATAGGCTAAGTGGGGGTTTTTACACCCCCGTAAGCTTGCGGTTTTGCTATATAGCTTCAAATGGAAAAGTACAAACTACAAAAGTATTTTTATGCGGTTTAATGTAGCAGTCGTCTtcaggaaacaggtgcagagaGGCATAACCACAACCGTCGTGACTTTCTTAGCACGAGTCTGTTTCCGTGAAGAGGTTCCTCTTGGTTTCATCCTAGCTTGCATCGATATAtggttttgcaaatagctgagcaaggaaatatagaaaacacagacagtataacagtaaaatagactttttaaatgatagtaAACAGAATGGACTGACCAGTCCACCTTACTATATTAAAGATGTGTATATTATAGTTGACAAGTTGCTTTGAATCAACACTAATGCCTGTACAGGCAGCAGGAAGTAAAATGATGCTTTATCTGACCTGTAATCAAATTTTGGAACTGTTAATTCCGTGAAATTTGGATCCATTTCTGAGTCCTGCAGTCTAGAAATCATTGTCTCAAAATCATTGGTCCACTCTACCTTCTAAAGTCATAGAATTCAATGAGAGTTTCATTTGTAGACAGAATATTTAGGGGCTGCTGATATACAATGTCTTGAGAAATAACAGAAGAAGAGCTATTCATTTTATTCAGACCAAAATGTTTCCTGTACTGAGACATCAGCATCATTTTTAATAAACCTTCCATTGAGTTCTGCCATGTCACTACCTCGGGAATGTATTCTTAAATTCCTGGCCATAGACCTTATCATTTTAGGATGCATTTATTTATTCCTTGAAAATTGGCTTTGACAACAAGTCCCGGGCTGTGGGACTATCACAAATAAGAAACTGGCCATCCATTAGAACTACACCATCATACACTAACTTTTGTAGCCACACAACTAATCATCTACTTTGCAGCATAaggcatgtttgtttttttttgcattatgaatTCTTTCAAGCAGAAAATTTCCAAAAACAGTAATATGTGAACTCCTACTCACTCTTTCTTGCCATTATATGCTAGTGATAGTGAATGATAATATAAGATGATTCCTGGATTAAAATCGTTTATGGAAATGGGGAAATTTTCCACCCTATGTCTTATTGTTCACAGCCTGACCAAATCCACCCACATGTCTCTGTGTTCCCAGCCTGACTAAGCCCACCCCTGTGTCTCTGTGTTCCCAGATGTACCAAGTCCACCCCCATGCTCTCTGTTCCCAGCCCAACCAAGTCCACCTCCATTTCTCTCTGTTCCCAGCCTGACCAAGTCCACCCCCATTTATCTCTTCTGTTCCCCAGCCCAACCAAGTCCACCTCCATTTCTCTCTGTTTCCAGCCTAACCAAGTTCACCTCCATTTCTCTCTGTTTCCAGCCTAACCAAGTTCACCTCCATTTCTCTATGTTCCCAATCTGACCAAGTCCATCCCCATTTCTCTCTGTTCCCAGCCTGACCAAGTCCATCCACATTTATCTCTTCTGTTCCCAGCCCAACCAAGTCCACCCCAATTTATCTCTGTTCCCAGCCTGACCAAGTCTACCCCCATTTCTCTCTATTCCGAGCCTCACCAAGTCCAGCCCCATGTTTCTGTGTTCCCAGCCCAACCAAGTCCACCTCCATTTCTCTCTGTTCCCAGCCTGACCAAGTCCACCCCCATTTATCTCTTCTGTTCCCCAGCCCAACCAAGTCCACCTCCATTTCTCTCTGTTTCCAGCCTAACCAAGTTCACCTCCATTTCTCTCTGTTTCCAGCCTAACCAAGTTCACCTCCATTTCTCTATGTTCCCAATCTGACCAAGTCCATCCCCATTTCTCTCTGTTCCCAGCCTGACCAAGTCCATCCCCATTTATCTCTTCTGTTCCCAGCCCAACCAAGTCCACCCCAATTTATCTCTGTTCCCAGCCTGACCAAGTCTACCCCCATTTCTCTCTATTCCGAGCCTCACCAAGTCCAGCCCCATGTTTCTGTGTTCCCAGCCTGACCAAGTCCACCCCCATTTCTCTCTTTTCCCAGCCTGACCAAGTCAACCCCATGTCTCTGTGTTCCCACCACATGCTATAATGCCTTTAGCAGCTGTGTATATATGTCATATGCAAGTGAACTCAGGAGTACACGGGGAGAGCACAGGACAGATAAAATGTAGCACTTGTGCCCATTACAAGTAATAGAAGTAAGTGAGACAGTCTGTTTGTGTCCTCTGATAAATGATTACCTCCGTGAGTCATGCTTTATAGCAGGACTTTAGTTTCATGGCAAGTAGATAGACAGGATTGTCATTGGTTGACTTCTATGAATGTTTGATAGTAAATAGGCAGTACTGTAGCTAGAAAGGGAAGACagatataagaaatatatttgctttagtGTCCCAAATTTTTAGAAAGGGTCCCATGTGGCAGAATCTCTCTTTACCAAGAGTATCGAGTATAAAGAGACAGGGGCAGGTCATGGTTCCTTCCTTATTGTCTTCCTGAGTCAAAATGAAACTAAATGAAGTTACTTTCGTTGTTAATGTCAAGCACGATACAAAGAGGCAAACCTCAGCAGAGCCAACGGAGAGCTTGTTATTAGAGAACCAGCCATGGATACAGATAATATGAAAGAGTTTATAATGAACTTCAGCCTGGACAACTGTGCTCGAGGAAATCAGGGCTATAGCCGGGTTCTCCTGCAGCTGTTTGGCTATGCAGGTCATGGCAAATCCTCATTTATTAATTCCTGTAAGTACATAATGGATGACAGCGAATACAGAGAATATGCTAAAGTTGCAGATTCCAGAGAGGCGCCTGAGACTATGATGAGAAATTCTTATAAATTGACAGAGAATGTGACTTTGGTGGATAACAGAGGGGGAGGGAAAATGAATAAGATGGAGACTGGAGAAATCTACCTTCAGCTGGGTAAGCGAGAGCcagaattttatatttcaaaCTATAATTTGAATTGTTACtggaaaaataaatgctttatttcattttatttattatttcgttttttaaCATGATTGTTCATAATGTAGTGATAGGTATTAAACGCAAAGTAAGTTACTTCCCCCTCGAATGCTTTGAAGGACATTTGTGATGGGAGTTTTGGTATTTATTCCTCCTAAAAGATACCCGGAAAAAACATCTAGAGAGGGAACTGGGTGTACAAATGTTTAGtggtaaaagataaaaaaagatgaCTTGGTTTCACATCCGTATTTCGTTCAGTTATATTGTAACTGTGtaacttacttagtttttacagatagagagatagagtgTGAAGACTTATTATGGAAGGTGAAGTCTTCTGATGGCTATTCCCTGTACAATATATCATGAAAGACCTTTCATCTGCTGTTTTTGGGCTGGAtaatcttaaaggaacattaacaccaaaaaattaaagtaatgaaaatataatgtactgatgtaatgtgtttgcttcatatattgtatataaaaaggCTCCTCTGTAGCCATGGAGCCAGCCATTTGAGGctcatagcagataacagatggaCTCTGTAggataccattgtattctattacagagtgtatctgttatctgctgtgtatcctgggtcttttctcctttttcagctctgaatggctgcccccatgactacacagcagcttgtttatataaactatagtagtacttatctgttatctactgtgtatcctgtgcttgaatggctgccccccatggctacacagcagcttgtttatataaactatagtagtacttatctgttatctactgtgtatcctgtgcttgaatggctgcccccatggctacacagcagcttgtttatataaactatagtagtacgtatctgttatctactgtgtatcctgtgcttgaatggctgcccccatggctacacagcagcttgtttatataaactatagtagtacttatctgttatctactgtgtatcctgtgcttgaatggctgcccccatggctacacagcagcttgtttatataaactatagtagtacttatctgttatctactgtgtatcctgtgcttgaatggctgcccccatggctacacagcagcttgtttatataaactatagtagtacgtatctgttatctactgtgtatcctgtgcttgaatggctgcccccatggctacacagcagcttgtttatataaactatagtagtacttatctgttatctactgtgtatcctgtgcttgaatggctgcccccatggctacacagcagcttgtttatataaactatagtagtacttatctgttatctactgtgtatcctgtgcttgaatggctgcccccatgactacacagcaactACAAAGCAACCATGGCTGCAATGCAGCAGtaccttatattttaattacttataaaaatactttctttttttggagttactgttcctttaaggcaggggtccccaacctttttcatcagTGAGCAATATTCTGATgttaaaaatagttggggagcaacacaagcatgaaaaaatgttcctggggatgccaaataagggctgtgattgactagtcgtagcccctatatggactggcagcctacaggagactctgtttggtagtacacctggtttatatgcaaccaaaacttgcctccaagcctggaattcaaaaataaacccctgccattgggagcaacatccaaggagttggtgagcaacatgtttggTTTGTGGCTGGggtgccagtctgacactgaacccattatcaatatatttaggacattaaaTACATTAAGACATTCTGTGCATTAAGCAACTGAAAGATTCACTGGCCTTTTGTCTGAATTtggtggtcacagcctcattgcacgtTGCCTAATTACATTAAATGAATCTTCAACTAAAGTATCCTGTAGTTCATGTGGGTCTGTGTGTTTGTTCTAGGGGAAAAttcatatttgtgtgtttttttgcagGAAACTTTTTACCACTGGACGAAT
The Xenopus laevis strain J_2021 chromosome 9_10S, Xenopus_laevis_v10.1, whole genome shotgun sequence DNA segment above includes these coding regions:
- the LOC108705722 gene encoding uncharacterized protein LOC108705722 isoform X2, with amino-acid sequence MSWGKQTVVGIFSRSGAEEHLWLVNALNDITGICPKSFVITNSNASAFRDAVYTSTFAILYHSMNRGRLNITDMTDSLYDEELQFLFITLGKDKVVVIADDLVDSSDNAKDNILRSQPTIGLMARDIFLFSRVDKTVDKIMISKMTHIKEIITAASGKRSTKASTCVRVISHVVTLVPLRLACSDPSPKNLCLLFACTMASLWLRRHMRLPVWAFAISWAAASLGLLRNKFFIPHIPAGLRLSETYIVPAGVVTILSIYQPDWPHILLSHCTSMLKKQKGEINQNEPIGFAR
- the LOC108705722 gene encoding uncharacterized protein LOC108705722 isoform X1, with protein sequence MSWGKQTVVGIFSRSGAEEHLWLVNALNDITGICPKSFVITNSNASAFRDAVYTSTFAILYHSMNRGRLNITDMTDSLYDEELQFLFITLGKDKVVVIADDLVDSSDNAKDNILRSQPTIGLMARDIFLFSRVDKTVDKIMISKMTHIKEIITAASGKRSTKASTCVRVISHVVTLVPLRLACSDPSPKNLCLLFACTMASLWLRRHMRLPVSSTSLSLVTYGTAIICVGNALPNPSLRNWAFAISWAAASLGLLRNKFFIPHIPAGLRLSETYIVPAGVVTILSIYQPDWPHILLSHCTSMLKKQKGEINQNEPIGFAR